Proteins encoded together in one Chroicocephalus ridibundus chromosome 13, bChrRid1.1, whole genome shotgun sequence window:
- the MN1 gene encoding transcriptional activator MN1 isoform X3, whose amino-acid sequence MFGLEQFEPQSSSRSGGQAERGFGQPGLSMSAHFKAPAFPGGGPAAAAVDPALGALGEPPLLGMNMSLAGDAYGFPGRGPAELHGGGMQPPVHGFFGGQQPHGGHGGAHHPHQHPPHFGGNFGPDPGASCVHGGRLLGYSGALGGQTAFADGYEHMAESQGGEGFGQQRPGNLPDFQHHSAGASSHAVPAPCLPLDQSPNRAASFHGLPAAGSSEPHGLEQRRLPAQGGVDSLEYNYPGDGPAGHFELPVFSPSEPEGQLPHYGGGRQVPAGGSFAGAPALPRAPGMAVAKAHPPQQHGVFFERFGGARKMSASLEPGASARHPLMQQQQPPPPQPPQQPPGLLARQNSCPPAIPRQQQTEANAPNPNLQDNGPIMQNQHAQFEYPIHRLENRNMHPYTDPVFNMQHPPPQQPPNQRLQHFDAPYVSVAKRPRFDFPGNPGVERCASWGSGMHGPAMESHLSPTAYPGLPGEFTPPAPEAFGGPLPHGGPEHPALAQRQNAALVMKQMASRSQQRLRPPSLQQLGHHGEVGPPGSLPPPAFEREAGSGGRSFDPPAPHMAPDSAWFAGPPPPGELLPRRMAAPGLPAEAAPHELGLQPGGAAVLFRPGAGGLGLQEPLRMAGDGPAQALSSPGVHPPFAPAMGGLSQLQSPGGGVAMPSAPAERRGPADFAAQPGFPFAAAARQPAAHGAAPALSASPGAYPPPPPEFPPPPPPRPTASKLGALSLGSFSKPASKDNVFGQSCLAALSTACQNMIASLGAPNLNVTFNKKSPAEAKRKLSQAEPDPPPPAAPDYFPAGPPAGGGGAGKAAGTAPLLPAESSLSPGYALEPAAGGEGKAGGGRGRGRRKRDSGHVSPGTFFEKFSAAEGSGAGVSPGQPAVPAAAGGPPGSAGTERGGGTPHDKPLTSPSWGKGGELLLGEQPDLMSSLDSGIQSVTKSDGSSPHVDFPDEVSTSYGNEDEVSSSSDNAASKPTRSPLLGGSPKLPRGEHALLNGQKPLALGLLSTSTSTPDSYGLSTTAGAHPGTPGMEQVRTPTSTSAQDEIHPLEILQAQIQLQRQQFSISEDQPLGLKSKKGECTGQNGDSDLGSCCSEGVKGAMSTIDLDSLMAEHNSTWYLPGEKALMEGQEEDKPMVPWEKPKPTNPSKEAHDLPPSKTSATAQTGSHLQCLSVHCTDDVGEAKGRTAVPTWRSLHSDISNRFGTFVAALT is encoded by the coding sequence ATGTTCGGGCTGGAGCAGTTCGAGCCGCAGAGCAGCAGCCGGAGCGGCGGGCAGGCGGAGCGGGGCTTCGGCCAGCCCGGACTGAGCATGAGCGCGCACTTCAAGGCGCCGGCCTtccccggcggcggcccggcggcggcggcggtggacCCGGCCCTGGGCGCGCTGGGCGAGCCGCCCCTCCTGGGCATGAACATGAGCCTGGCCGGGGACGCGTACGGCTTCccgggccgcggccccgccgagcTGCACGGCGGCGGCATGCAGCCGCCGGTGCACGGCTTCTTCGGCGGGCAGCAGCCGCACGGCGGCCACGGCGGCGcccaccacccccaccagcaccccccgcACTTCGGCGGCAACTTCGGGCCCGACCCCGGCGCCTCCTGCGTGCACGGCGGCCGGCTCCTGGGCTACAGCGGCGCGCTGGGCGGGCAGACGGCGTTCGCCGACGGCTACGAGCACATGGCCGAGAGCCAGGGCGGCGAGGGCTTCGGGCAGCAGCGCCCCGGGAACCTGCCCGACTTCCAGCACCACAGCGCCGGCGCCTCCAGCCACGCCGTGCCGGCGCCCTGCCTGCCCCTCGACCAGTCCCCCAACCGCGCCGCCTCCTTCCACGGGCTGCCGGCGGCCGGCTCCTCCGAGCCCCACGGCCTGGAGCAGCGGCGGCTCCCCGCGCAGGGCGGCGTGGACTCGCTGGAATACAATTACCCCGGCGACGGCCCCGCCGGCCACTTCGAGCTGCCCGTCTTCTCCCCGTCGGAGCCCGAGGGGCAGCTGCCGCACTACGGCGGCGGGCGGCAGGTGCCGGCGGGCGGCAGCTTCGCGGGGGCgcccgccctgccccgggcaCCGGGCATGGCCGTGGCCAAGGCGCACCCGCCGCAGCAGCACGGCGTCTTCTTCGAGCGCTTCGGGGGGGCGCGGAAGATGTCGGCCAGCCTGGAGCCGGGGGCCAGCGCCAGGCACCCgctgatgcagcagcagcagccgccgccaccGCAGCCGCCGCAGCAGCCGCCGGGCTTGCTGGCCAGACAGAACTCCTGCCCGCCAGCCATCCCTAGGCAACAGCAAACAGAAGCCAATGCTCCCAACCCCAACCTGCAGGACAATGGGCCCATAATGCAGAACCAGCATGCACAGTTTGAATACCCTATTCACAGACTGGAGAACAGGAATATGCATCCCTACACCGACCCCGTGTTTAATATGCAGCACCCTCCTCCGCAACAGCCACCAAATCAAAGACTGCAGCACTTCGATGCCCCCTACGTGAGCGTCGCCAAAAGGCCGCGGTTCGACTTCCCCGGCAACCCCGGCGTCGAGCGCTGCGCCTCCTGGGGCAGCGGCATGCACGGCCCCGCCATGGAGAGCCACCTCTCCCCGACGGCCTACCCCGGCCTGCCGGGCGAGTTCACCCCGCCGGCACCCGAAGCCTTCGGGGGGCCGCTGCCGCATGGCGGCCCCGAGCACCCGGCGCTGGCCCAGCGCCAGAACGCGGCCCTGGTGATGAAGCAGATGGCCTCACGCAGCCAGCAGCGCCTGCGGCcgcccagcctgcagcagctggggcacCACGGTGAGGTGGGCCCGCCCGGCAGCCTGCCCCCGCCCGCCTTCGAGCGGGaggccggcagcggcggccgcaGCTTCGACCCGCCAGCGCCGCACATGGCCCCCGACAGCGCCTGGTttgcggggccgccgccgcccggggagCTGCTGCCGCGGCGCATGGCGGCTCCAGGGCTGCCGGCCGAGGCTGCCCCCCATGAGCTGGGCCTGCAGCCGGGCGGCGCCGCCGTGCTCTTCCGGCCGGGTGCCGGcggcctggggctgcaggagccactGCGAATGGCGGGCGATGGGCCGGCGCAGGCCTTGTCCTCACCCGGTGTCCACCCGCCCTTCGCGCCCGCCATGGGCGGCCTCTCGCAGCTGCAGTCGCCGGGCGGCGGCGTGGCGATGCCCAGTGCCCCTGCCGAGCGCCGCGGCCCTGCCGACTTTGCCGCCCAGCCCGGCTTCCCCTTCGCGGCAGCGGCACGACAGCCGGCAGCCCATGGGGCCGCGCCTGCCCTCAGCGCCTCGCCGGGTGCCTACCCGCCACCCCCACCCGAgttccccccgccgccgccaccacggCCCACCGCCAGCAAGCTGGGCGCCCTCTCGTTGGGCTCCTTCAGCAAGCCGGCCAGCAAGGACAACGTCtttgggcagagctgcctggccgCCCTCTCCACCGCCTGCCAGAACATGATCGCCAGCCTGGGCGCCCCCAACCTCAACGTCACCTTCAACAAGAAGAGCCCGGCTGAGGCCAAGCGCAAGCTCAGCCAGGCCGAGCCTGacccgccgccgcctgccgccCCAGACTATTtcccggcggggccgccggcgggcgggggtgGCGCGGGCAAGGCAGCGGGCactgccccgctgctgcccgccgAGAGCAGCCTCTCGCCCGGCTACGCGCTGGAGCCGGCGGCCGGCGGTGAGGGgaaggcgggcggcgggcgggggcggggccgccggaAACGGGACAGCGGGCACGTCAGCCCCGGCACCTTCTTCGAGAAGTTCTCGGCCgcggagggcagcggggctggtgtcagcccagggcagccggcggtgccggcggcggcggggggcccaCCGGGGAGTGCGGGCACGGAGCGGGGCGGGGGTACCCCCCACGACAAGCCCCTGACCTCGCCCTCCTGGGGCAAGGGTGGcgagctgctgctgggggagcagcctGACCTGATGTCCTCCCTGGACAGCGGCATCCAGAGCGTGACCAAGTCGGACGGCAGCTCCCCGCACGTGGACTTTCCCGACGAGGTCAGCACCAGCTATGGCAATGAGGACGAGGTGTCCTCCAGCTCCGACAACGCCGCCTCCAAGCCCACCCGCAGCCCGCTGCTGGGCGGCTCACCCAAGCTGCCCCGCGGGGAGCACGCACTTCTCAATGGACAGAAGCCCCTGGCCCTCGGCCTCCTCAGTACGTCTACCTCGACCCCCGACAGCTACGGGCTCAGCACCACGGCGGGCGCCCACCCCGGCACGCCGGGCATGGAGCAGGTGCGGACCCCCACGAGCACCTCGGCCCAGGACGAGATCCACCCCCTGGAGATCCTGCAGGCGCAGATCCAGCTCCAGCGGCAGCAGTTCAGCATCTCGGAAGACCAGCCCTTGGGGCTGAAGAGCAAGAAGGGGGAGTGCACGGGGCAGAACGGGGACAGTGacctgggcagctgctgctcagagggCGTCAAGGGTGCCATGAGCACCATCGACCTGGACTCCCTGATGGCGGAGCACAACTCCACCTGGTACCTGCCCGGTGAGAAGGCCCtgatggaggggcaggaggaggacaagcCCATGGTGCCCTGGGAGAAGCCCAAGCCCACGAACCCCAGCAAAGAAG
- the MN1 gene encoding transcriptional activator MN1 isoform X1 gives MFGLEQFEPQSSSRSGGQAERGFGQPGLSMSAHFKAPAFPGGGPAAAAVDPALGALGEPPLLGMNMSLAGDAYGFPGRGPAELHGGGMQPPVHGFFGGQQPHGGHGGAHHPHQHPPHFGGNFGPDPGASCVHGGRLLGYSGALGGQTAFADGYEHMAESQGGEGFGQQRPGNLPDFQHHSAGASSHAVPAPCLPLDQSPNRAASFHGLPAAGSSEPHGLEQRRLPAQGGVDSLEYNYPGDGPAGHFELPVFSPSEPEGQLPHYGGGRQVPAGGSFAGAPALPRAPGMAVAKAHPPQQHGVFFERFGGARKMSASLEPGASARHPLMQQQQPPPPQPPQQPPGLLARQNSCPPAIPRQQQTEANAPNPNLQDNGPIMQNQHAQFEYPIHRLENRNMHPYTDPVFNMQHPPPQQPPNQRLQHFDAPYVSVAKRPRFDFPGNPGVERCASWGSGMHGPAMESHLSPTAYPGLPGEFTPPAPEAFGGPLPHGGPEHPALAQRQNAALVMKQMASRSQQRLRPPSLQQLGHHGEVGPPGSLPPPAFEREAGSGGRSFDPPAPHMAPDSAWFAGPPPPGELLPRRMAAPGLPAEAAPHELGLQPGGAAVLFRPGAGGLGLQEPLRMAGDGPAQALSSPGVHPPFAPAMGGLSQLQSPGGGVAMPSAPAERRGPADFAAQPGFPFAAAARQPAAHGAAPALSASPGAYPPPPPEFPPPPPPRPTASKLGALSLGSFSKPASKDNVFGQSCLAALSTACQNMIASLGAPNLNVTFNKKSPAEAKRKLSQAEPDPPPPAAPDYFPAGPPAGGGGAGKAAGTAPLLPAESSLSPGYALEPAAGGEGKAGGGRGRGRRKRDSGHVSPGTFFEKFSAAEGSGAGVSPGQPAVPAAAGGPPGSAGTERGGGTPHDKPLTSPSWGKGGELLLGEQPDLMSSLDSGIQSVTKSDGSSPHVDFPDEVSTSYGNEDEVSSSSDNAASKPTRSPLLGGSPKLPRGEHALLNGQKPLALGLLSTSTSTPDSYGLSTTAGAHPGTPGMEQVRTPTSTSAQDEIHPLEILQAQIQLQRQQFSISEDQPLGLKSKKGECTGQNGDSDLGSCCSEGVKGAMSTIDLDSLMAEHNSTWYLPGEKALMEGQEEDKPMVPWEKPKPTNPSKEGRLFPKAPSYKPLLPRHQTAVGGILKRNGMYFEPTTFPRARPRPRRRPAATCSASRSTARTTWARRRAGLRCRRGGPCIRTSPTDLGLLWPP, from the coding sequence ATGTTCGGGCTGGAGCAGTTCGAGCCGCAGAGCAGCAGCCGGAGCGGCGGGCAGGCGGAGCGGGGCTTCGGCCAGCCCGGACTGAGCATGAGCGCGCACTTCAAGGCGCCGGCCTtccccggcggcggcccggcggcggcggcggtggacCCGGCCCTGGGCGCGCTGGGCGAGCCGCCCCTCCTGGGCATGAACATGAGCCTGGCCGGGGACGCGTACGGCTTCccgggccgcggccccgccgagcTGCACGGCGGCGGCATGCAGCCGCCGGTGCACGGCTTCTTCGGCGGGCAGCAGCCGCACGGCGGCCACGGCGGCGcccaccacccccaccagcaccccccgcACTTCGGCGGCAACTTCGGGCCCGACCCCGGCGCCTCCTGCGTGCACGGCGGCCGGCTCCTGGGCTACAGCGGCGCGCTGGGCGGGCAGACGGCGTTCGCCGACGGCTACGAGCACATGGCCGAGAGCCAGGGCGGCGAGGGCTTCGGGCAGCAGCGCCCCGGGAACCTGCCCGACTTCCAGCACCACAGCGCCGGCGCCTCCAGCCACGCCGTGCCGGCGCCCTGCCTGCCCCTCGACCAGTCCCCCAACCGCGCCGCCTCCTTCCACGGGCTGCCGGCGGCCGGCTCCTCCGAGCCCCACGGCCTGGAGCAGCGGCGGCTCCCCGCGCAGGGCGGCGTGGACTCGCTGGAATACAATTACCCCGGCGACGGCCCCGCCGGCCACTTCGAGCTGCCCGTCTTCTCCCCGTCGGAGCCCGAGGGGCAGCTGCCGCACTACGGCGGCGGGCGGCAGGTGCCGGCGGGCGGCAGCTTCGCGGGGGCgcccgccctgccccgggcaCCGGGCATGGCCGTGGCCAAGGCGCACCCGCCGCAGCAGCACGGCGTCTTCTTCGAGCGCTTCGGGGGGGCGCGGAAGATGTCGGCCAGCCTGGAGCCGGGGGCCAGCGCCAGGCACCCgctgatgcagcagcagcagccgccgccaccGCAGCCGCCGCAGCAGCCGCCGGGCTTGCTGGCCAGACAGAACTCCTGCCCGCCAGCCATCCCTAGGCAACAGCAAACAGAAGCCAATGCTCCCAACCCCAACCTGCAGGACAATGGGCCCATAATGCAGAACCAGCATGCACAGTTTGAATACCCTATTCACAGACTGGAGAACAGGAATATGCATCCCTACACCGACCCCGTGTTTAATATGCAGCACCCTCCTCCGCAACAGCCACCAAATCAAAGACTGCAGCACTTCGATGCCCCCTACGTGAGCGTCGCCAAAAGGCCGCGGTTCGACTTCCCCGGCAACCCCGGCGTCGAGCGCTGCGCCTCCTGGGGCAGCGGCATGCACGGCCCCGCCATGGAGAGCCACCTCTCCCCGACGGCCTACCCCGGCCTGCCGGGCGAGTTCACCCCGCCGGCACCCGAAGCCTTCGGGGGGCCGCTGCCGCATGGCGGCCCCGAGCACCCGGCGCTGGCCCAGCGCCAGAACGCGGCCCTGGTGATGAAGCAGATGGCCTCACGCAGCCAGCAGCGCCTGCGGCcgcccagcctgcagcagctggggcacCACGGTGAGGTGGGCCCGCCCGGCAGCCTGCCCCCGCCCGCCTTCGAGCGGGaggccggcagcggcggccgcaGCTTCGACCCGCCAGCGCCGCACATGGCCCCCGACAGCGCCTGGTttgcggggccgccgccgcccggggagCTGCTGCCGCGGCGCATGGCGGCTCCAGGGCTGCCGGCCGAGGCTGCCCCCCATGAGCTGGGCCTGCAGCCGGGCGGCGCCGCCGTGCTCTTCCGGCCGGGTGCCGGcggcctggggctgcaggagccactGCGAATGGCGGGCGATGGGCCGGCGCAGGCCTTGTCCTCACCCGGTGTCCACCCGCCCTTCGCGCCCGCCATGGGCGGCCTCTCGCAGCTGCAGTCGCCGGGCGGCGGCGTGGCGATGCCCAGTGCCCCTGCCGAGCGCCGCGGCCCTGCCGACTTTGCCGCCCAGCCCGGCTTCCCCTTCGCGGCAGCGGCACGACAGCCGGCAGCCCATGGGGCCGCGCCTGCCCTCAGCGCCTCGCCGGGTGCCTACCCGCCACCCCCACCCGAgttccccccgccgccgccaccacggCCCACCGCCAGCAAGCTGGGCGCCCTCTCGTTGGGCTCCTTCAGCAAGCCGGCCAGCAAGGACAACGTCtttgggcagagctgcctggccgCCCTCTCCACCGCCTGCCAGAACATGATCGCCAGCCTGGGCGCCCCCAACCTCAACGTCACCTTCAACAAGAAGAGCCCGGCTGAGGCCAAGCGCAAGCTCAGCCAGGCCGAGCCTGacccgccgccgcctgccgccCCAGACTATTtcccggcggggccgccggcgggcgggggtgGCGCGGGCAAGGCAGCGGGCactgccccgctgctgcccgccgAGAGCAGCCTCTCGCCCGGCTACGCGCTGGAGCCGGCGGCCGGCGGTGAGGGgaaggcgggcggcgggcgggggcggggccgccggaAACGGGACAGCGGGCACGTCAGCCCCGGCACCTTCTTCGAGAAGTTCTCGGCCgcggagggcagcggggctggtgtcagcccagggcagccggcggtgccggcggcggcggggggcccaCCGGGGAGTGCGGGCACGGAGCGGGGCGGGGGTACCCCCCACGACAAGCCCCTGACCTCGCCCTCCTGGGGCAAGGGTGGcgagctgctgctgggggagcagcctGACCTGATGTCCTCCCTGGACAGCGGCATCCAGAGCGTGACCAAGTCGGACGGCAGCTCCCCGCACGTGGACTTTCCCGACGAGGTCAGCACCAGCTATGGCAATGAGGACGAGGTGTCCTCCAGCTCCGACAACGCCGCCTCCAAGCCCACCCGCAGCCCGCTGCTGGGCGGCTCACCCAAGCTGCCCCGCGGGGAGCACGCACTTCTCAATGGACAGAAGCCCCTGGCCCTCGGCCTCCTCAGTACGTCTACCTCGACCCCCGACAGCTACGGGCTCAGCACCACGGCGGGCGCCCACCCCGGCACGCCGGGCATGGAGCAGGTGCGGACCCCCACGAGCACCTCGGCCCAGGACGAGATCCACCCCCTGGAGATCCTGCAGGCGCAGATCCAGCTCCAGCGGCAGCAGTTCAGCATCTCGGAAGACCAGCCCTTGGGGCTGAAGAGCAAGAAGGGGGAGTGCACGGGGCAGAACGGGGACAGTGacctgggcagctgctgctcagagggCGTCAAGGGTGCCATGAGCACCATCGACCTGGACTCCCTGATGGCGGAGCACAACTCCACCTGGTACCTGCCCGGTGAGAAGGCCCtgatggaggggcaggaggaggacaagcCCATGGTGCCCTGGGAGAAGCCCAAGCCCACGAACCCCAGCAAAGAAG
- the MN1 gene encoding transcriptional activator MN1 isoform X2 produces MFGLEQFEPQSSSRSGGQAERGFGQPGLSMSAHFKAPAFPGGGPAAAAVDPALGALGEPPLLGMNMSLAGDAYGFPGRGPAELHGGGMQPPVHGFFGGQQPHGGHGGAHHPHQHPPHFGGNFGPDPGASCVHGGRLLGYSGALGGQTAFADGYEHMAESQGGEGFGQQRPGNLPDFQHHSAGASSHAVPAPCLPLDQSPNRAASFHGLPAAGSSEPHGLEQRRLPAQGGVDSLEYNYPGDGPAGHFELPVFSPSEPEGQLPHYGGGRQVPAGGSFAGAPALPRAPGMAVAKAHPPQQHGVFFERFGGARKMSASLEPGASARHPLMQQQQPPPPQPPQQPPGLLARQNSCPPAIPRQQQTEANAPNPNLQDNGPIMQNQHAQFEYPIHRLENRNMHPYTDPVFNMQHPPPQQPPNQRLQHFDAPYVSVAKRPRFDFPGNPGVERCASWGSGMHGPAMESHLSPTAYPGLPGEFTPPAPEAFGGPLPHGGPEHPALAQRQNAALVMKQMASRSQQRLRPPSLQQLGHHGEVGPPGSLPPPAFEREAGSGGRSFDPPAPHMAPDSAWFAGPPPPGELLPRRMAAPGLPAEAAPHELGLQPGGAAVLFRPGAGGLGLQEPLRMAGDGPAQALSSPGVHPPFAPAMGGLSQLQSPGGGVAMPSAPAERRGPADFAAQPGFPFAAAARQPAAHGAAPALSASPGAYPPPPPEFPPPPPPRPTASKLGALSLGSFSKPASKDNVFGQSCLAALSTACQNMIASLGAPNLNVTFNKKSPAEAKRKLSQAEPDPPPPAAPDYFPAGPPAGGGGAGKAAGTAPLLPAESSLSPGYALEPAAGGEGKAGGGRGRGRRKRDSGHVSPGTFFEKFSAAEGSGAGVSPGQPAVPAAAGGPPGSAGTERGGGTPHDKPLTSPSWGKGGELLLGEQPDLMSSLDSGIQSVTKSDGSSPHVDFPDEVSTSYGNEDEVSSSSDNAASKPTRSPLLGGSPKLPRGEHALLNGQKPLALGLLSTSTSTPDSYGLSTTAGAHPGTPGMEQVRTPTSTSAQDEIHPLEILQAQIQLQRQQFSISEDQPLGLKSKKGECTGQNGDSDLGSCCSEGVKGAMSTIDLDSLMAEHNSTWYLPGEKALMEGQEEDKPMVPWEKPKPTNPSKEGGDSSLSHTDARSDSASMQHHAGLVTDCLLDSKDHLPLHGWASSHSELLHWAGSLAAALTCT; encoded by the coding sequence ATGTTCGGGCTGGAGCAGTTCGAGCCGCAGAGCAGCAGCCGGAGCGGCGGGCAGGCGGAGCGGGGCTTCGGCCAGCCCGGACTGAGCATGAGCGCGCACTTCAAGGCGCCGGCCTtccccggcggcggcccggcggcggcggcggtggacCCGGCCCTGGGCGCGCTGGGCGAGCCGCCCCTCCTGGGCATGAACATGAGCCTGGCCGGGGACGCGTACGGCTTCccgggccgcggccccgccgagcTGCACGGCGGCGGCATGCAGCCGCCGGTGCACGGCTTCTTCGGCGGGCAGCAGCCGCACGGCGGCCACGGCGGCGcccaccacccccaccagcaccccccgcACTTCGGCGGCAACTTCGGGCCCGACCCCGGCGCCTCCTGCGTGCACGGCGGCCGGCTCCTGGGCTACAGCGGCGCGCTGGGCGGGCAGACGGCGTTCGCCGACGGCTACGAGCACATGGCCGAGAGCCAGGGCGGCGAGGGCTTCGGGCAGCAGCGCCCCGGGAACCTGCCCGACTTCCAGCACCACAGCGCCGGCGCCTCCAGCCACGCCGTGCCGGCGCCCTGCCTGCCCCTCGACCAGTCCCCCAACCGCGCCGCCTCCTTCCACGGGCTGCCGGCGGCCGGCTCCTCCGAGCCCCACGGCCTGGAGCAGCGGCGGCTCCCCGCGCAGGGCGGCGTGGACTCGCTGGAATACAATTACCCCGGCGACGGCCCCGCCGGCCACTTCGAGCTGCCCGTCTTCTCCCCGTCGGAGCCCGAGGGGCAGCTGCCGCACTACGGCGGCGGGCGGCAGGTGCCGGCGGGCGGCAGCTTCGCGGGGGCgcccgccctgccccgggcaCCGGGCATGGCCGTGGCCAAGGCGCACCCGCCGCAGCAGCACGGCGTCTTCTTCGAGCGCTTCGGGGGGGCGCGGAAGATGTCGGCCAGCCTGGAGCCGGGGGCCAGCGCCAGGCACCCgctgatgcagcagcagcagccgccgccaccGCAGCCGCCGCAGCAGCCGCCGGGCTTGCTGGCCAGACAGAACTCCTGCCCGCCAGCCATCCCTAGGCAACAGCAAACAGAAGCCAATGCTCCCAACCCCAACCTGCAGGACAATGGGCCCATAATGCAGAACCAGCATGCACAGTTTGAATACCCTATTCACAGACTGGAGAACAGGAATATGCATCCCTACACCGACCCCGTGTTTAATATGCAGCACCCTCCTCCGCAACAGCCACCAAATCAAAGACTGCAGCACTTCGATGCCCCCTACGTGAGCGTCGCCAAAAGGCCGCGGTTCGACTTCCCCGGCAACCCCGGCGTCGAGCGCTGCGCCTCCTGGGGCAGCGGCATGCACGGCCCCGCCATGGAGAGCCACCTCTCCCCGACGGCCTACCCCGGCCTGCCGGGCGAGTTCACCCCGCCGGCACCCGAAGCCTTCGGGGGGCCGCTGCCGCATGGCGGCCCCGAGCACCCGGCGCTGGCCCAGCGCCAGAACGCGGCCCTGGTGATGAAGCAGATGGCCTCACGCAGCCAGCAGCGCCTGCGGCcgcccagcctgcagcagctggggcacCACGGTGAGGTGGGCCCGCCCGGCAGCCTGCCCCCGCCCGCCTTCGAGCGGGaggccggcagcggcggccgcaGCTTCGACCCGCCAGCGCCGCACATGGCCCCCGACAGCGCCTGGTttgcggggccgccgccgcccggggagCTGCTGCCGCGGCGCATGGCGGCTCCAGGGCTGCCGGCCGAGGCTGCCCCCCATGAGCTGGGCCTGCAGCCGGGCGGCGCCGCCGTGCTCTTCCGGCCGGGTGCCGGcggcctggggctgcaggagccactGCGAATGGCGGGCGATGGGCCGGCGCAGGCCTTGTCCTCACCCGGTGTCCACCCGCCCTTCGCGCCCGCCATGGGCGGCCTCTCGCAGCTGCAGTCGCCGGGCGGCGGCGTGGCGATGCCCAGTGCCCCTGCCGAGCGCCGCGGCCCTGCCGACTTTGCCGCCCAGCCCGGCTTCCCCTTCGCGGCAGCGGCACGACAGCCGGCAGCCCATGGGGCCGCGCCTGCCCTCAGCGCCTCGCCGGGTGCCTACCCGCCACCCCCACCCGAgttccccccgccgccgccaccacggCCCACCGCCAGCAAGCTGGGCGCCCTCTCGTTGGGCTCCTTCAGCAAGCCGGCCAGCAAGGACAACGTCtttgggcagagctgcctggccgCCCTCTCCACCGCCTGCCAGAACATGATCGCCAGCCTGGGCGCCCCCAACCTCAACGTCACCTTCAACAAGAAGAGCCCGGCTGAGGCCAAGCGCAAGCTCAGCCAGGCCGAGCCTGacccgccgccgcctgccgccCCAGACTATTtcccggcggggccgccggcgggcgggggtgGCGCGGGCAAGGCAGCGGGCactgccccgctgctgcccgccgAGAGCAGCCTCTCGCCCGGCTACGCGCTGGAGCCGGCGGCCGGCGGTGAGGGgaaggcgggcggcgggcgggggcggggccgccggaAACGGGACAGCGGGCACGTCAGCCCCGGCACCTTCTTCGAGAAGTTCTCGGCCgcggagggcagcggggctggtgtcagcccagggcagccggcggtgccggcggcggcggggggcccaCCGGGGAGTGCGGGCACGGAGCGGGGCGGGGGTACCCCCCACGACAAGCCCCTGACCTCGCCCTCCTGGGGCAAGGGTGGcgagctgctgctgggggagcagcctGACCTGATGTCCTCCCTGGACAGCGGCATCCAGAGCGTGACCAAGTCGGACGGCAGCTCCCCGCACGTGGACTTTCCCGACGAGGTCAGCACCAGCTATGGCAATGAGGACGAGGTGTCCTCCAGCTCCGACAACGCCGCCTCCAAGCCCACCCGCAGCCCGCTGCTGGGCGGCTCACCCAAGCTGCCCCGCGGGGAGCACGCACTTCTCAATGGACAGAAGCCCCTGGCCCTCGGCCTCCTCAGTACGTCTACCTCGACCCCCGACAGCTACGGGCTCAGCACCACGGCGGGCGCCCACCCCGGCACGCCGGGCATGGAGCAGGTGCGGACCCCCACGAGCACCTCGGCCCAGGACGAGATCCACCCCCTGGAGATCCTGCAGGCGCAGATCCAGCTCCAGCGGCAGCAGTTCAGCATCTCGGAAGACCAGCCCTTGGGGCTGAAGAGCAAGAAGGGGGAGTGCACGGGGCAGAACGGGGACAGTGacctgggcagctgctgctcagagggCGTCAAGGGTGCCATGAGCACCATCGACCTGGACTCCCTGATGGCGGAGCACAACTCCACCTGGTACCTGCCCGGTGAGAAGGCCCtgatggaggggcaggaggaggacaagcCCATGGTGCCCTGGGAGAAGCCCAAGCCCACGAACCCCAGCAAAGAAG